A region of the Methylobacterium nodulans ORS 2060 genome:
GGCCTTCACGGTGACCGCGCGCCCGCTCTCGGGATCGTTGCCGAGGACGCGGCCCGGATCGGCCGCCGGCCGCCCGCCCCCCTGCTCCTTGGCGACGATCAGGTCGATCGCCCGGTTCGCGCCGATCTCCAGGAGATCGTCGCCCTTGCCCAGGTTGGCGTAGGTCTTCCCGTGCTGCACGTAGGGACCGAAGCGGCCGAGATTGACCAGGATCGGCTCGCCGGTCTCGGGGTGCCGCGCCACTTCCCGCGGCAGGGCGAGGAGCTTCAGCGCCGTCTCCAGCGACACCTCGGCGGGCGAGAGGCCGCGCGGCAGCGAGGAGCGCTTGGGCTTCTCGGCGCCCTTCTCGGCCGAGGCCTCGCCGAGCTGCACGAAGGGGCCGAAGCGGCCCTCGCGCAGGGTCACGGGCAGGCCCGTTGCCGGGTCCTCGCCAAGGACGCGCTGGCCGGGCTGGCCGCCCTCGCCGGAACTCCCGTCCCCCTCGCCCTCGACTCCCGCGGCCGAGAGCTGCCGGGTGTACTTGCATTCCGGGTAGTTCGAGCAGCCGACGAAGGCGCCGAACTTGCCGAGCTTGAGCGAGAGCGTCCCGCTCGCGCAGTTCGGGCAGGCGCGCGGGTTCGCGCCGTCCGCACGCGGCGGGAAGATATGCGGCCCGAGGAGCTGGTTGAGCGCCTCCAGCACCTCCGCGGTGCGCAACTCCTTGGTGCCGGCGATCGCCGCCGAGAAGTCGCGCCAGAAGTCGCGCAGCACGGCGCGCCAGTCGATCTCGGCGTTCGAGATCCGGTCGAGCTGCTCCTCCAGGTCGGCCGTGAAGTCGTACTCGACGTAGCGCCGGAAGAAGCTCTCCAGGAAGCCGGTGACGAGGCGCCCCTTGTCCTCCGGCACGAGCCGCTTCTTGTCCAGGCGCACGTATTCGCGGTCGCGCAGCACCTGCAGCACGGCGGCGTAGGTGGAGGGACGGCCGATGCCGAGTTCCTCCATCCGCTTCACGAGGCTCGCCTCCGAGTAGCGCGGCGGCGGCTCCGTGAAGTGCTGGGTCGCGGCGATGCGCTCGCGCCGCAAGGCCTCGCCCGCCGCCATGGACGGCAGGCGGCGGGATTCCTCGTCCTCCTCGTCGTCCTTGCCCTCCTGGTAGAGGGTGAGGAAGCCGTCGAACTTCACCACCTGCCCGGTGGCGCGCAGGTCGAGGCGGCGCGGGCCGACCTGCGCGGCGATGTCGACCGTGGTGCGCTCGAGCTCGGCCGATTCCATCTGGCTCGCGACGGTGCGGATCCAGATCAGCTCGTAGAGCCGGGCCTGCTCGGGTTCGAGGAAGCGGGCGACCTCCTTGGGCAGGCGGCCGAGATCGGTCGGGCGCACGGCCTCGTGGGCCTCCTGGGCGTTCTTCGCCTTGACGCTGTAGCTGCGGGGCGCGGCGGGCACGTAGGCATCCCCGAACTCGGCCCCGATGACGCGGCGCGCGTCCTGGATCGCCTCCGGCGCCATGTCGACGCCGTCCGTCCGCATGTAGGTGATCAGGCCGACCGTCTCGCCGCCGATCTCGACGCCCTCGTAGAGGCGCTGGGCGATGCGCATGGTCTGGGCCGGGGCGAGCCCGAGCTTGCGGGAGGCCTCCTGCTGCAGGGTCGAGGTGGTGAAGGGCGGCTGCGGGTGGCGCCTGGCGGGCTTCGCCTCGACGTTTCCCACCGTGAAGGTGGCGAGTTCGAGGTCGCGCCGGAACGCCTCCGCCTCCTCGGCCGTGCCGATATCGAGGCGCTGGATGCGCTTGCCGTCGGCGCCGACGAGCCGCGCATCGAACACAGCGCCCCTGGCGGTGGCGAGCGTGGCGACGAGCGACCAGAATTCGCGCGGCCTGAACGCCTCGATCTCCGCCTCGCGGTCGCAGACGAGGCGCAGGGCCACCGATTGCACCCGGCCCGCCGAGCGCGCGCCCGGCAGCTTGCGCCACAGCACCGGCGAGAGGTTGAAGCCGACGAGGTAGTCGAGAGCCCGGCGGGCCAGATAGGCATCCACCAGCGCCTGGTCGATCTGCCTGGGCTGGGCCATCGCCGTCTGGACCGCGTCCTTGGTGATGGCGTTGAAGGTCACGCGCTCGACGGACACGTCCTTGAGCACCCGCTTGGCCTGCAGCGCCTCCAGCACGTGCCAGGAGATCGCCTCGCCCTCGCGGTCGGGGTCGGTGGCGAGGATCAGCTTGTCGGCGCCCTTGACCGCCCTGGCGATCTCCGAGACCCGCTTCGCGCCGCGGTCCTCCAGCTCCCAGAGCATCTTGAAGTCCTGCTCGGGATCGACCGAGCCGTCCTTGGCGGGCAGGTCGCGCACATGCCCGAAGGAGGCCAGAACCTCGTAGCCGTGGCCGAGATACTTGTTGATCGTCTTGGCCTTGGCGGGCGACTCGACGACGACGACTTTCATGAACGGCTTGCCTCTTCCCAAGCAGACCGCTGCGGTCTTGTCTCGATGTGGCGGACGCACGGCGCTAAGGGGAGGCGCCTCAAGCCCGACAAGTGGGTGAACGCGGAGCCGTTGTCAAATGCCCGGAACGGGGGGCCTGCCCTGCTTGCGGGCCTCTCGCCCTGCTCCTATAGCCGGGGCTCAGCATGAGCACCCAGCCGACCCGCCCGGGCTTCCCGCACCGCCACCTGCTCGGCATCGAGGGCCTGACGCCCCTCGACATCGCCGCGCTGCTCGACCGCGCCGACGAGGCCGTCGAGATCAGCCGGCAGGTGGAGAAGAAGCGCACGACGCTGCGCGGCCGCACGCAGATCAACCTGTTCTTCGAGCCCTCGACCCGCACCCAATCCTCCTTCGAGCTCGCGGGCAAGCGGCTCGGGGCCGACGTGATGAACATGTCGGTCGCCTCCTCGTCGGTGAAGAAGGGCGAGACGCTGATCGACACCGC
Encoded here:
- the topA gene encoding type I DNA topoisomerase — its product is MKVVVVESPAKAKTINKYLGHGYEVLASFGHVRDLPAKDGSVDPEQDFKMLWELEDRGAKRVSEIARAVKGADKLILATDPDREGEAISWHVLEALQAKRVLKDVSVERVTFNAITKDAVQTAMAQPRQIDQALVDAYLARRALDYLVGFNLSPVLWRKLPGARSAGRVQSVALRLVCDREAEIEAFRPREFWSLVATLATARGAVFDARLVGADGKRIQRLDIGTAEEAEAFRRDLELATFTVGNVEAKPARRHPQPPFTTSTLQQEASRKLGLAPAQTMRIAQRLYEGVEIGGETVGLITYMRTDGVDMAPEAIQDARRVIGAEFGDAYVPAAPRSYSVKAKNAQEAHEAVRPTDLGRLPKEVARFLEPEQARLYELIWIRTVASQMESAELERTTVDIAAQVGPRRLDLRATGQVVKFDGFLTLYQEGKDDEEDEESRRLPSMAAGEALRRERIAATQHFTEPPPRYSEASLVKRMEELGIGRPSTYAAVLQVLRDREYVRLDKKRLVPEDKGRLVTGFLESFFRRYVEYDFTADLEEQLDRISNAEIDWRAVLRDFWRDFSAAIAGTKELRTAEVLEALNQLLGPHIFPPRADGANPRACPNCASGTLSLKLGKFGAFVGCSNYPECKYTRQLSAAGVEGEGDGSSGEGGQPGQRVLGEDPATGLPVTLREGRFGPFVQLGEASAEKGAEKPKRSSLPRGLSPAEVSLETALKLLALPREVARHPETGEPILVNLGRFGPYVQHGKTYANLGKGDDLLEIGANRAIDLIVAKEQGGGRPAADPGRVLGNDPESGRAVTVKAGRYGPYVTDGEVNATLPKGADRDAITLDEALRLIAARREAGGGTKKKATTRTRKSETAAKPAGKATKKAPTKASAAKKKAAAE